A portion of the Toxoplasma gondii ME49 chromosome VIIb, whole genome shotgun sequence genome contains these proteins:
- a CDS encoding hypothetical protein (encoded by transcript TGME49_264220) encodes MAAQLLSMSEIEGPEENENAFWVAATIPPPKSLVEAFANYPDVVRVPRLLHFLRVAVKQQRRRQQKLHELRRKASGPSEGQTETEAGWEGQRRTAEEHGEGETEKVARHPDELETLIFQGCCLLLEASQRQRNAEAHAEARRLWEEHRVLCFAESVETLDATALSPHRPQEREEEIRKLYSESFVNECSGSMPEMRERLLRSVLQARSTQLEPMRRRTLMEVADFLMTQGEFLEVLQVLEGARRDFDEHPNDFEASSASSSRASVDGPAGTRGSGQLHSVSERPTESIGEPDYREEATFGRLRDENGQEQRAEVRGSKGPLAAFSAVSDVVKGLERLRSGDICAAADALRKVNAGVYGRAFDAAVTQSEVSANGLLFSNVAPKLQEESDKVGMASTDFRCFSEAENQPGSVEAGAGSFSAAASPSFTRTRSIFGVCTPEDVALYAMLCCLAVYNRDELKEQLAEDAPLRNVLEPSPVALRAAILFALSDFEQAFKVVCDMMPAFERDLLLGEECTAQLFREIRRNAVLQFTTAYSSLTLSTLLEAFPQVSAATIREDIVALIERRMLPFRYDGVNDILWRNEPDGIHAVVLEAKRTAADLTHTCQRLCLNVSVEEVFGTALHSACRDDSPFAKRNTVGDRAREGRRSRGKEAGCGTAGPGTTVAQRRTRGRHDSG; translated from the exons ATGGCAGCACAGCTGTTGTCCATGTCGGAGATCGAGGGACccgaagagaacgaaaacgcCTTCTGGGTCGCTGCAACAATCCCACCTCCCAAGTCTCTCGTCGAGGCGTTTGCTAACTATCCTGACGTTGTGCGTGTGCCCCgtcttctccattttcttcGGGTTGCCGTAAAGCAACAGAGGCGCCGTCAGCAGAAGCTCCACGAGCTGCGGAGAAAAGCCTCGGGTCCCAGTGAgggacagacggagacagaggctggCTGGGAGGGCCAACGCCGAACAGCAGAGGAgcacggagaaggagagacagagaaagtaGCAAGACACCCGGATGAACTAGAAACACTCATCTTTCAAGGT TGTTGCTTGCTCCTGGAGGCGAgccagcgacagagaaatgcagaagCGCATGCGGAGGCTCGACGCCTGTGGGAGGAGCACCGCGTCCTCTGTTTTGCGGAGAGTGTGGAGACCTTAGATGCAACGGCTTTATCGCCACATCGCCCacaggagcgagaagaggaaattCGAAAGCTGTACAGTGAATCATTCGTCAACGAATGCAGCGGCAGCATGCCggagatgagagagaggctCCTGCGG TCCGTGCTGCAGGCCCGAAGTACACAGTTGGAGCCTATGAGACGACGAACGCTAATGGAGGTTGCAGATTTCCTCATGACGCAAGGGGAATTTCTG GAAGTGCTACAAGTTCTCGAAGGAGCCCGCCGAGATTTCGACGAACATCCAAATGATTTCGAG gcgtcctccgcttcgtcttctcgcgcctccgtcGATGGACCAGCGGGCACGCGAGGCTCGGGACAGCTCCACAGTGTCTCCGAGCGACCCACGGAGTCGATAGGCGAACCAGATTACAGAGAGGAAGCCACGTTTGGTCGTCTTAGAGATGAAAACGGGCAGGAACAACGCGCTGAAGTGCGAGGCAGTAAAGGGCCTTTAgccgctttctctgctgtgtCGGATGTCGTAAAAGG TTTGGAGCGACTGAGGTCGGGCGACATCTGTGCAGCCGCCGATGCACTTCGGAAAGTCAACGCCGGAGTGTACGGACGCGCGTTCGACGCGGCAGTTACACAGTCTGAAGTTTCCGCAAACGGATTACTTTTTTCGAACGTGGCTCCTAAACTTCAAGAGGAATCTGACAAAGTGGGGATGGCTTCTACCGATTTCCGTTGCTTTTCTGAGGCGGAAAATCAGCCAGGAAGTGTGGAAGCGGGAGCTGGGAGTTTTAGCGCAGCCGCGAGCCCATCTTTTACACGCACCAGATCGATTTTCGGCGTATGTACACCAGAAGATGTCGCACTTTATGCCATGCTCtgctgtctcgctgtctATAATCGAGACGAGCTAAAAGAACAA CTTGCAGAAGATGCGCCTCTGAGGAATGTGCTGGAACCGAGCCCTGTAGCTCTACGGGCTGCAATTCTGTTCGCGCTCTCTGACTTTGAACAAGCGTTCAAGGTCGTCTGCGACATGATG CCCGCGTTCGAACGCGATCTCCTTCTTGGAGAAGAATGCACAGCGCAGCTTTTCCGCGAAATACGCAGAAATGCAGTCTTGCAGTTCACAACTGCATACAGTTCCCTCACTCTGTCTACACTCCTTGAAGCCTTCCCTCAAGTATCTGCTGCCA CTATAAGAGAAGACATCGTGGCTCTCATTGAACGTCGCATGCTTCCCTTCCGCTATGACGGAGTCAATGAC ATCCTGTGGCGGAACGAGCCGGATGGCATTCACGCGGTAGTCCTAGAGGCCAAACGCACG GCAGCGGACCTCACTCACACATGCCAGCGACTGTGTCTCAACGTCTCAGTGGAAGAAGTGTTTGGTACAGCATTACATTCCGCATGTCGGGACGATTCCCCCTTTGCGAAACGGAACACCGTAGGGGATCGTGCTCGAGAAGGCCGAAGATCTCGCGGAAAAGAGGCTGGCTGCGGAACGGCTGGGCCGGGGACGACAGTGGCGCAACGTCGAACTCGCGGCCGACATGATAGTGGTTAG
- a CDS encoding Toxoplasma gondii family B protein (encoded by transcript TGME49_264225~Signal peptide predicted by SignalP 2.0 HMM (probability 0.935) with cleavage site probability 0.441 at residue 19~Predicted trans-membrane domain (TMHMM2.0):91-114) has product MQVTLRSAAALAFFVLSFCDMDNWCIETRAMTAAVVSSDTVSATDSIYAASPVHSSGVAVEAKHQGTRAADPLVTSKSSPLTKKAEALRRRRITTAASVGAVLTAVLGLLVAVAKLQQCRRKLVTDTNGTTEGHTGRRLADGGDDEDDCVEEVCILGDEVSPRSQKAARTIHPVVCAILRTFYCDSRVSPALHLPVLLSRDTCGRVTL; this is encoded by the exons ATGCAGGTGACTCTGCGGTCCGCAGCCGCTCTGGCTTTCTTTGTCCTTTCTTTTTGCGATATGGACAACTGGTGTATTGAGACTCGGGCAATGACAGCAgctgttgtctcttctgaTACTGTTTCCGCTACCGACTCAATCTACGCTGCGTCGCCAGTCCATAGCTCAGGCGTAGCGGTCGAAGCGAAACACCAGGGAACACGTGCAGCTGATCCTTTGGTGACGTCGAAGAG CAGCCCACTAACGAAGAAAGCGGAGGCATTACGTCGTAGAAGAATAACGACTGCGGCATCGGTGGGGGCTGTGCTAACAGCGGTCCTAGGGCTACTGGTGGCTGTTGCCAAGTTGCAGCAGTGCCGGCGAAAGTTGGTGACAGATACCAATGGAACCACTGAAGGACACACAGGACGCAGACTCGCAGATGGCGGTGATGACGAGGACGACTGC GTGGAGGAAGTATGCATTCTCGGCGACGAGGTTTCTCCACGAAGTCAGAAAGCTGCCCGGACAATTCATCCGGTGGTTTGCGCTATCTTGCGGACTTTCTACTGTGATTCACGAGTCTCCCCAGCGTTGCATCTACCTGTGCTACTCAGTAGGGATACGTGTGGTAGAGTGACGCTTTAG
- a CDS encoding hypothetical protein (encoded by transcript TGME49_264230) — protein sequence MVTSIQRAIFTLICDYLRQGLPPPQQHDIRPVIRSFVCGSGPLVNGAVVNLHPEVRCRRLEKHVPVEENSARVVCRVSDEGSGFWRIWEIVSGLESSVCSASRCCLCVAALI from the coding sequence ATGGTGACGTCGATACAGCGTGCTATTTTCACGCTCATCTGCGACTACCTCCGTCAGGGTCTGCCTCCACCGCAGCAGCACGACATCCGGCCAGTGATTCGGAGTTTTGTGTGCGGTTCTGGACCGCTCGTGAATGGGGCCGTGGTGAATCTACACCCAGAGGTGCGGTGCCGCCGGTTAGAGAAGCATGTCCCCGTTGAGGAGAACAGTGCTCGTGTGGTGTGTCGTGTTTCTGACGAAGGGAGTGGTTTCTGGCGGATCTGGGAAATCGTGTCTGGGCTGGAGTCGAGTGTGTGTAGTGCGTCACGATGTTGCTTGTGTGTCGCGGCGCTAATTTAG
- a CDS encoding hypothetical protein (encoded by transcript TGME49_264210): protein MSMEGDRPSGASPDRVAEPGSRQRRLRQPACVDSPSASSATSSVPQPKRERRRRERLPQTRSEAPDSVDLPLPTRSLALVASQDTAAPPLVSPQAVASRRAPQPSSAGPSSVSSSRKRSLSGTENRGKEGDHGEEKTLSIRKRKPLSELALKDSEDPAAARVTPARCPAVGALQRRRKVARRSDRVEMSALRRGRCRRGGLASEHGEGGRAEQQDRTEEEGREDGDKEGDNVEGQESRKRCSGDEGGNTAGEKADDGEDGSPVSSPSSDVPSLLSVPRVTGKESEAVSFSASPCSTGGERMGGRGGREGRGDGPLEQHAARDRELAREDGSSSRARNTRRRKRGETEEEGHDGDTEGLGPPESLEELQSERRTRSMSRRGGRKKRLHETPPEKGRESQGEGDSKAEAKESPQTANALPLACKRGRRGASEGVAAETEGGRGTTEEPVEQETADAASALPASLTLPGMRGSSSSSCQLSSFRQTPSLLPSSCSRPNASSCFFSSDEPFCSPCAGSPVSLYNSPLAGHAPSPTGPPSLGFPSPRALNGDASRRSKGRSVPSVCSQCTPQTSYRRGERSRGPERGSQVAGAYDSPRTLPNDGTGSVPGSRGARPLASRKESLRRHRSPSVYQRKANTSLSRRESESSVLSGSALLSAAAAASSLHQLPPPASPFKGSPRPGVAERKRRKRQRQDDALGAVGPKSEGGEEAEERDANVAAPGEEAAQGSGEADDSDDLGSPCLPYSREEEEEKALFPHPRRQAMKHACSSARSSLSRLSSSSWRGAFSPSAIIGPPDVWGASPCASDSAFFDAGRVSASFSLFPSSPCSASVLWSGPSPTLLGAGSGSYFGPSNSLDSSTSSQVSTSSASSSVVFARPVLVRRGDREDDGNSDGERVPSRNLRKRGRQRHASPSTRASSGGCVFRPPRRVAGVASAFTPQEAGAAAGSGSVTSLGAAGLTTPCPRHFPLLPSLSRSGFLLTGTAMQGASNTSAALSSQTASAAGPRNPLSSDNMLLAASWGVSFHRANARACGTIAGSLMGSAASGAAGSAIPQSSPLVRRARRLSEGDARDTGEEDTAGIAGGDRRDREGGVSAKHVDPEEGDGEGQRDGRRSGEAAEPKRKVGGGGKKEWKKGVRADTREKKAANASVSPKGAREKGRTPTGGRAAGPREMPSTGKENVASWAGVEA, encoded by the coding sequence ATGTCCATGGAAGGCGACCGGCCTTCTGGGGCGTCCCCTGATCGCGTGGCTGAGCCCGGCTCTCGACAGCGACGCCTCCGCCAGCCGGCTTGTGTAGACAGCCCCTCAGCGTCTTCTGCGACTTCCTCCGTTCCTCAGCcgaagcgcgagaggagacgccgcgagCGCCTTCCTCAGACTCGCTCGGAGGCGCCCGACTCTGTAGATTTGCCTCTTCCGACGAGGAGCCTCGCGCTCGTGGCTAGCCAAGACACCGCAGCTCCCCCCCTGGTGTCTCCACAGGCGGTGGCGAGCAGGCGGGCGCCGCAGCCGAGCTCTGCAGGGccctcgtctgtttcctcttctcggaAGCGATCGCTCAGTGGGACGGAGAACAGAGGCAAGGAGGGAGACcatggagaggagaagacttTGTCAATCAGAAAGCGAAAGCCGCTTTCAGAACTCGCGCTCAAAGACTCAGAGGACCCTGCAGCAGCGCGAGTGACTCCGGCGAGGTGCCCCGCTGTCGGGGccctgcagagaagaagaaaagtcgcAAGGCGATCTGACAGAGTGGAGATGTCGGCGCTCAGAAGAGGCCGGTGCCGGAGAGGCGGACTTGCGAGTGAACATGGTGAAGGAGGGCGGGCAGAACAGCAGGACcgaacagaagaggaagggcgcgaagatggagacaaggaaggcgaCAACGTCGAGGGGCAAGAGTCGAGGAAAAGGTGTtctggagacgaagggggGAATAccgcgggagagaaagcggatGACGGGGAAGACGGGTCGCCAgtctcttcgccgtcttcggatgtcccttctcttctttcggtTCCTCGCGTgacagggaaggagagcgaggctgtctcgttctctgcctcgccatGCTCGactggaggcgagagaatgGGTGGGAGGGGAGGTAGAGAGGGGCGCGGAGACGGACCATTGGAGCAACACGCCGCAAGGGATCGCGagctcgcgagagaagacggcagcAGCAGTCGCGCGAGAAAtacgagacgcagaaaacggggagaaaccgaggaagagggtcacgacggagacactgaGGGTCTGGGGCCTCCTGAGTCTCTGGAAGAACTCCAGAGTGAGCGCCGAACGCGCAGTATGTCAAGAAggggagggaggaagaagaggttgCATGAGACTCCCccagagaaggggagagagagtcaaggcgaaggcgactcAAAAGCAGAAGCTAAAGAGTCGCCGCAGACGGCAAACGCCCTGCCTCTCGCCTGCAAGAGAGGCCGAAGAGGCGCTAGTGAAGGAGTCGCGgctgagacagaaggcggcagaggcaCGACTGAGGAACCCGTGGAACAAGAGACCGCGGATGCCGCCTCTGCGCTGCCAGCGAGTCTTACCCTTCCCGGGATGCGAggctcgtcttcctcctcttgtcagctctcctcttttcgtcagacgccttcgctcttgccttcttcctgttctcgtcccaacgcttcttcctgctttttctcctcagaCGAGCCATTCTGTTCGCCTTGCGCCGGCTCGCCGGTCTCACTGTACAACTCGCCTCTGGCTGGGCACGCGCCGTCGCCGACGgggcctccttctctcggatttccttcgcctcgcgcctTGAACGGTGATGCTTCGCGCCGTTCGAAGGGGCGCAGCGTCCCCTCTGTCTGCTCCCAGTGCACACCGCAGACTTCCTaccggagaggagagagatcgCGGGGGCCTGAGCGAGGGAGTCAAGTAGCAGGCGCCTACGACTCTCCTCGGACCCTACCAAATGATGGAACTGGGTCTGTTCCGGGAAGTCGCGGCGCGAGGCCCTTAGCCAGCCGCAAGGAGAGTCTCAGGAGGCACCGATCGCCTTCAGTTTACCAAAGAAAGGCAAACACTTCGTTGAGtaggcgagagagcgaaagcaGCGTGCTGAGTGGGAGCGCCCTGCTCTctgcggcagctgcagcctCCTCGCTTCACCAGCTGCCTCCGCCCGCATCTCCGTTCAAAGGCTCGCCGCGGCCTGGAGTGGCGGAGCGGAAGCGGCGAAAACGACAGAGGCAAGACGACGCGCTCGGCGCGGTCGGACCGAAGAGCGAgggtggagaggaagcggaagagagagacgcgaacgtGGCCGCACccggcgaggaggcggcCCAGGGTTCCGGAGAGGCTGACGATTCTGACGATTTGGGGTCTCCGTGTCTGCCCTActcgcgcgaagaagaagaagagaaggcgcttTTTCCTCACCCGCGCCGGCAAGCGATGAAGCACGCGTGTTCGTCTGCGCGGAGCAGCTTGAGCAGACTCAGCTCGAGCAGCTGGcgcggcgccttctcgccctcgGCCATCATTGGCCCGCCGGACGTCTGGGGCGCCTCACCGTGCGCGAGTGACAGCGCGTTCTTCGACGCCgggcgcgtctccgcctccttctcgctcttcccaTCCTCGCCGTGCTCCGCCAGCGTGCTGTGGAGCGGCCCGAGCCCGACGCTCCTCGGCGCCGGTTCGGGCTCATACTTTGGACCCAGCAACTCGCTCGACTCGAGCACGAGCAGCCAGGTGTCGAcgtcgtctgcctcctcctccgtgGTCTTCGCGCGCCCAGTGCTCGTTCGGCGTGGCGACCGCGAGGACGACGGAAACAGCGACGGGGAGCGGGTCCCCAGCAGGAACCTGCGCAAGCGAGGCAGGCAGAGGCACGCCTCCCCCTCGACCCGAGCGAGTTCCGGCGGTTGCGTCTTCCGCCCTCCTCGGCGAGTGGCCGGGGTTGCCTCGGCCTTCACTCCACAGGAGGCAGGCGCTGCGGCTGGGTCCGGATCTGTCACCAGCCTCGGAGCCGCAGGCCTGACTACGCCTTGTCCGCGCCACTTCCCGCTCTtgccgtcgctctcgcggTCGGGATTCCTTCTCACTGGCACTGCGATGCAAGGTGCCTCAAACACGTCTGCTGCGTTGAGTTCTCAAACTGCGTCTGCTGCGGGGCCCCGAAATCCCCTATCCAGCGACAACATGCTTCTCGCGGCCTCCTGGGGTGTCAGCTTCCACCGAGCGAACGCCCGGGCCTGTGGGACGATCGCCGGCTCGCTCATGGGCTCCGCCGCTTCGGGTGCGGCAGGTAGCGCTATCCCGCAGTCTTCGCCCCTTGTGCGGCGCGCCCGAAGGCTCTCCGAGGGAGACGCCAGAGACACCGGTGAAGAGGACACGGCAGGAATAGCTGGTGGCGACCGTAGGGACAGAGAAGGTGGGGTGTCTGCGAAGCATGTCGACCcggaggagggagacggcgagggCCAGCGGGACGGGCGGCGGAGCGGCGAGGCCGCGGAGCCGAAGCGGAAGGTCGGTGGAGGCGGGAAGAAAGAGTGGAAGAAGGGGGTTCGAGCAGACaccagggagaagaaggctgcaaacgcgtctgtctccccgaAAGGGGCaagggagaaaggcagaactCCGACCGGGGGACGGGCTGCCGGGCCGCGCGAGATGCCTTccacaggaaaagaaaatgTTGCATCTTGGGCTGGTGTTGAAGCGTGA